The genomic window GGCATTCCGGTCGATCATCCCGATGGCCACGAGTTGGGTGGTGCCAGCGTAGGCGAACGTGCTCATCAAGGGGGCCAGCACCCAGGGATGACCGTGGCCCACCAGGAGGAGGCCGAAGACGATGCCAAGTGGAACGTAACCGAAAAAGACAGGAACAGAATCCTGGAAAGCAGTCTTGAGGACAGGACGAAGGCCGCACATGGCGTCAAAGTACCCTTGCCAGGGCCTGAAGCCCCCGCCTGAGAATGGCCGCCGATCTTCCGAACGTAAGGCGAAGGGCATGCTCATCCATGAACACTTCACCTGGCATCACCAACGTCCGTTGTTCGTATAGGAGTCTGCGTGCCAGACAGGCACTGTCCACAGACGGGGGGACCGTCAGGTAAGCGAAGGGCGTGCCTCGAGGAACGGAAAGCCTGAGGTTGGGGTGGTCCACAAGCCAATCCTTCAGGATTGCCAGACCCTCCCGGTTCAAGGTCTGGTAGGTCTCCAGAAACATAGCCCTCTTCTTAAGCACCTGAAGTCCCAGCTGCTCGCACAGGGAGGCATTGCACACCGTGGTGTACCGCTTCATATTGGTGGCGGCCTGAATCGTGGCAGAATCCGAAATGAGCCACCCGATTCGAAGGCCAGGGAAGCCGTATATCTTGGAAAGACCTGAAACCGCCGAAGCGCGGGGCATCCGGTGAATGATGGATTTCGCATAATTGCTAGCGTATTCCTCGTCATTCATCACGCTCAGCCCATGCTCCTCTGCCAACGCTCCCACCTCCTTCCACTCCTCCTCCGTAAGATCGCAACCGATAGGGTTATTGGGGAAATTCAGCACGAGGAGATTCGTGTTCCTGCGTATGCTCCTGCGCAGCTGAGCCAAATCGAAGCGGAACCCCTGGTCCCGTCCGAAACGAAGGGTGGAGATGTCCGCTCCGAGCCAGCGAGGGATTTCCCAGGACTGCTGCCAACCTGGCATCGTGGTCACCACGTGGTCGCCGGAGCCAAGCAGGCTGCAGTAGAAAAGGAAGAGCCCCTCCTGGGCACCGTGGGTAATGAGGACCTGGGACGGATCCACCGAATAGAGGAGGGCAACCTCCTCCCTCAAGGTGGCCTGGCCCCGGTCCGGGGCATAGTCCAAGGCCTGCGTCGGAGCTTGGCGCAGTTCCTCAAGGTGGCGACATTGAATGCCGCTTTCGCCCAGGTCGATGTCGAAGTTGCCCAGGGCCACTTCAAACAGCCAGCTCTGAATGGCGTACTCAGACGGCTTGGCCATGGAGCATCCTTCGGGAAATGGTGAAGATGAACACGTCACGCCTGGCCGGCCCCGAGCGCATGGGGGTCAAGGCCGTGGTGTAGTGTTTGTAGGTACGGTCGTTGAAGATGAAAAGCGTATTTTCCGGGATGGTGGCTTCCAGAACGATCCTCTCGTTGTCCTGCAGATCGTAAAGCATGCATTTGGCGCCCATCCCGTTCTCGACGCCGACCATCAGGATCGAAACGAAGTCGAACCCGTCCTGGTGAACGCCTTCGGGAGCAGGCAGGCCCACCAGGGACGGACCGGCGATGACCCTGATCTGATGGATGCCGACGTCGTACCCGGGGGCGGGAGGAAGAATGGGAAGGAAGATCTTCTTCAGCAGGGTCGTTTCCAAATATCGTTTGACCTGACTTGAGAGCGGCCCGAAAGTTCTGTGCACGCCGCCCTTGAATACGTTGTAGCGCGGGTCCTGGATGAATGGCGGCGCGCCGAGGTATGAAAACCGGCCATCCTCCACTTCGCCGCAGCCGTAGCTCCTGAACCGGTAAGCCCTCGGGGCATCCAGATAGGCGTCCGCGGGAAGCTCGTCGAAACTGCGCTTGACCGACTCCGGTACCTCGCCCACGGGCCAAACCTGGAAGCGGGTTTTTGCGGGATCCAGCTGGAGGCATTGCAATATCGTGTTGTTCCAGTCAGTCATCGCCGCCTCCGGCGCTTGGTCGGGAAGAATTCCGGAGTTTGCTGTTCCGCATTCCGTATCTGAAATAGATGACGATCCCGATTGCCAGCCACAGAGCCAAACGGATCCAGGCGTCCACGGGCAAGGCCGACATGACCCAGATGCAGGCCAGCGCCCCGAGGGGGCCCACAAGCCAGGGCAGGGGTGTCCGGAACGGCCGCGCTGCATGAGGGCTGGTCACCCTCAGGACGGGAATGCCCAGGCAAACGATCATGAACGCCAGGAGGGTGCCGATGGAAACGAGTTCCCCCACCAGGCTCAGTGGAAGGATGCCGGCTCCCAAAGCAATGGCCAGGGTTGCGGTGGAGATTGCCACATGGGGGGTTGCATGACTGGTGTGAAGGCGGTCGAACCAGGGCAGCAGGCCGTCCTTCCCCATCGCGTAGAAGATCCGGCTCTGTCCATAAATGAACGTGATCAGCACGGAGGTCAGGCCCGCAAGGGCGCCCAATTTCACCAGGACACCGATGAGTTTCCGCATCTCCGGGGACCAGCCGTGCAGTGCCACGATGCGGTCGATGCCCAGGGCAATGGGGTCGGAAATACCCAGCAGCTTGTAGGACACCACGCCTGTGAGAACGAGGGAAACCAGCACATAGAGCCCGGTGCACACGGCCAGGGACGCGATGATTCCACGGGGGATATCCCTGGACGGGTTTCTGCATTCCTGGGCGGAGGTCGCGACAATATCGAAGCCGATGTATGCGAGGAAGACGACTCCCGTTCCGGCAAGCACTCCAGGCCATCCGTAGCCGCTCACTTCCCGGCCGTTCTTCAGGATGGAGCCTTCAAGGGGGATGAACTGGAGGAAGCCAACCGCTTGGGGATTCGCCTTCCAGAGGGTCGCGTCCATCACCGACCACCCGGTCAACACGAAGCCTAGAATCACCGCAATCTTGGTACACACCATCAGGTTGTTCGCAAACGTGGATTCCTTCAGGCCGCGATAGACGACAGCCCCCACCATCAGGACGACGATCGACCCGGGCGCA from Geothrix sp. 21YS21S-2 includes these protein-coding regions:
- a CDS encoding 2OG-Fe dioxygenase family protein is translated as MTDWNNTILQCLQLDPAKTRFQVWPVGEVPESVKRSFDELPADAYLDAPRAYRFRSYGCGEVEDGRFSYLGAPPFIQDPRYNVFKGGVHRTFGPLSSQVKRYLETTLLKKIFLPILPPAPGYDVGIHQIRVIAGPSLVGLPAPEGVHQDGFDFVSILMVGVENGMGAKCMLYDLQDNERIVLEATIPENTLFIFNDRTYKHYTTALTPMRSGPARRDVFIFTISRRMLHGQAV
- a CDS encoding aminotransferase class I/II-fold pyridoxal phosphate-dependent enzyme, encoding MAKPSEYAIQSWLFEVALGNFDIDLGESGIQCRHLEELRQAPTQALDYAPDRGQATLREEVALLYSVDPSQVLITHGAQEGLFLFYCSLLGSGDHVVTTMPGWQQSWEIPRWLGADISTLRFGRDQGFRFDLAQLRRSIRRNTNLLVLNFPNNPIGCDLTEEEWKEVGALAEEHGLSVMNDEEYASNYAKSIIHRMPRASAVSGLSKIYGFPGLRIGWLISDSATIQAATNMKRYTTVCNASLCEQLGLQVLKKRAMFLETYQTLNREGLAILKDWLVDHPNLRLSVPRGTPFAYLTVPPSVDSACLARRLLYEQRTLVMPGEVFMDEHALRLTFGRSAAILRRGLQALARVL
- a CDS encoding amino acid permease, which produces MKNLFIKKPISNSKIDIEPYCDNIHDTKTLKRSLGPFNLAMIGIGAIVGAGIFTMTGAGAAYYAGPAIAYSFVLAGLLCFLSGLCYSEMAAMLPVSGSAYTYSYATMGEFMAWIIGWDLILEYTFGAVIVGHAWGGYFLSLLEKQFAVHLSDGLLAFTRGPWESLLLADGSTLHGIWNAPGSIVVLMVGAVVYRGLKESTFANNLMVCTKIAVILGFVLTGWSVMDATLWKANPQAVGFLQFIPLEGSILKNGREVSGYGWPGVLAGTGVVFLAYIGFDIVATSAQECRNPSRDIPRGIIASLAVCTGLYVLVSLVLTGVVSYKLLGISDPIALGIDRIVALHGWSPEMRKLIGVLVKLGALAGLTSVLITFIYGQSRIFYAMGKDGLLPWFDRLHTSHATPHVAISTATLAIALGAGILPLSLVGELVSIGTLLAFMIVCLGIPVLRVTSPHAARPFRTPLPWLVGPLGALACIWVMSALPVDAWIRLALWLAIGIVIYFRYGMRNSKLRNSSRPSAGGGDD